The proteins below come from a single Mytilus edulis chromosome 5, xbMytEdul2.2, whole genome shotgun sequence genomic window:
- the LOC139524756 gene encoding uncharacterized protein isoform X1 — protein MRMCQPNCQVFFMALLRQILPAGSAIPLDEDESSSFTNLLSHFKDSENELQSILKSEQANLFVDEQIRNDFIFSQSDLNSLTNEVLDSEEFLLEFEQIDISDITNLGQIDDEYIETLGPTCEECVTYEKVHRITQISPGDHIRFHKRIGGVNVYNHHAIVTDVDAEQNQRVGKMTLIHFQKDTQKFTVLRETKEYDMETEEIEIVRYQSRPFTTEQILERANKMADKFEHDGHAESYYLLGNNCEEKSNEIATGSKFSNQVSSFGNNVKYTISWLLKLFLKGAIKFCQGIQPVIRGFAHITVIASLLSMVDRLATLKDKLKKGLMCLKCYEKEHKKMTVSLIFCLISIGISVMVHVSCFYFAVNAAIAVALPSVSSFVMDAIVPLIQPASKIPKPVVKRCNMIRNGDVITFPYIGLNHEGVVTSVSPYKTNDLHEVKLTLVHFNYPGLFGTRTVVKEEVFFDLKKDYVYVYDFSQEKPFRSQEVVKRALDRVGDQRFSTFSNRSSHMSRHCKTGKTELKTLPYKRATEMANISPGDVIDFTYCSMSHEGVVIKVEYPETIKCSVVHYNYAGVIRTRTIVEEDFIFKLADQDIFVHDYTGCNIHEPEEVVRRAKSRLGEQKFNTFTNRSSHFAKWCKIHE, from the exons ATGAGGATGTGTCAACCAAATTGTCAAGTTTTCTTT ATGGCATTGCTTCGTCAAATATTACCAGCAGGAAGTGCAATTCCGCTAGATGAAGATGAAAGTTCATCCTTTACAAATCTGCTGTCCCATTTCAAAGACAGTGAAAATGAGCTGCAAAGTATACTTAAATCAGAACAAGCTAACTTATTTGTTGACGAACAAATAAGGAATGACTTTATATTCTCTCAGTCGGATCTAAACAGCTTAACGAACGAAGTCCTAGACAGTGAAGAATTTTTGCTAGAATTTGAACAAATCGATATTTCTGATATTACTAATCTTGGGCAAATTGATGACGAGTATATTGAGACCCTAGGCCCTACATGTGAAGAATGTGTGACGTATGAAAAAGTTCATCGGATTACACAGATCAGTCCTGGAGATCACATTAGATTCCATAAAAGAATCGGTGGTGTGAATGTTTATAACCACCATGCAATCGTTACTGACGTTGATGCTGAACAGAACCAAAGAGTCGGCAAAATGACATTGATTCATTTTCAGAAAGATACACAAAAGTTTACAGTATTACGAGAGACAAAAGAATACGACATGGAGACGGAGGAGATTGAAATTGTGCGGTACCAGTCGCGCCCATTTACAACTGAACAGATCTTGGAAAGGGCAAATAAAATGGCCGACAAATTTGAACACGATGGACATGCTGAATCGTACTATTTATTAGGAAATAACTGTgaagaaaaatcaaatgaaattgcGACTGGTTCAAAATTTAGTAACCAAGTATCGTCATTTGGGAATAACGTGAAATATACCATTTCATGGCTATTAAAGCtatttctaaaaggtgcaataaaattttGTCAAGGAATACAACCAGTCATAAGAGGATTTGCTCATATTACTGTTATAGCTAGCTTACTTTCCATGGTCGACAGACTGGCAACATTAAAGGATAAGTTAAAGAAAGGATTGATGTGTTTAAAATGCTACGAGAAGGAACACAAAAAAATGACGGTGTCActcatattttgtttaataagtATTGGAATATCAGTGATGGTTCATGTTTCCTGTTTTTATTTCGCTGTAAATGCGGCTATTGCTGTTGCTTTACCGAGTGTTTCTTCATTTGTTATGGACGCAATAGTGCCTCTGATACAACCAGCATCAAAGATTCCAAAACCAGTGGTGAAACGATGTAACATGATTCGGAATGGAGATGTCATTACCTTCCCTTATATTGGGCTGAATCATGAGGGTGTTGTAACAAGTGTTTCCCCTTATAAAACCAACGATTTACACGAAGTAAAATTGACGCTTGTTCATTTTAACTATCCAGGTTTGTTTGGCACTCGAACTGTTGTCAAAGAAGAAGTCTTCTTTGATTTGAAAAAAGATTATGTTTACGTGTACGATTTCAGCCAGGAAAAACCTTTTCGGTCGCAAGAAGTAGTTAAGAGAGCATTAGACAGGGTTGGGGATCAGAGGTTCTCCACTTTTTCGAACAGATCTAGTCATATGTCAAGACACTGCAAG aCTGGGAAAACTGAATTAAAGACACTGCCATATAAGAGAGCTACAGAGATGGCAAATATTTCCCCTGGAGATGTGATTGATTTCACGTATTGCAGCATGTCTCACGAAGGCGTTGTTATTAAGGTAGAATATCCAGAAACAATCAAATGTTCGGTGGTACATTACAACTATGCTGGGGTCATTAGAACTAGGACCATAGTAGAGGAGGATTTCATTTTCAAACTTGCAGATCAAGACATATTCGTTCACGATTACACCGGATGTAATATTCATGAACCGGAAGAAGTAGTTAGAAGAGCAAAATCACGACTTGGTGAACAAAAGTTCAACACTTTCACAAACAGGTCAAGTCATTTTGCTAAATGGTGTAAAATTCACGAATAA
- the LOC139524756 gene encoding uncharacterized protein isoform X2 translates to MALLRQILPAGSAIPLDEDESSSFTNLLSHFKDSENELQSILKSEQANLFVDEQIRNDFIFSQSDLNSLTNEVLDSEEFLLEFEQIDISDITNLGQIDDEYIETLGPTCEECVTYEKVHRITQISPGDHIRFHKRIGGVNVYNHHAIVTDVDAEQNQRVGKMTLIHFQKDTQKFTVLRETKEYDMETEEIEIVRYQSRPFTTEQILERANKMADKFEHDGHAESYYLLGNNCEEKSNEIATGSKFSNQVSSFGNNVKYTISWLLKLFLKGAIKFCQGIQPVIRGFAHITVIASLLSMVDRLATLKDKLKKGLMCLKCYEKEHKKMTVSLIFCLISIGISVMVHVSCFYFAVNAAIAVALPSVSSFVMDAIVPLIQPASKIPKPVVKRCNMIRNGDVITFPYIGLNHEGVVTSVSPYKTNDLHEVKLTLVHFNYPGLFGTRTVVKEEVFFDLKKDYVYVYDFSQEKPFRSQEVVKRALDRVGDQRFSTFSNRSSHMSRHCKTGKTELKTLPYKRATEMANISPGDVIDFTYCSMSHEGVVIKVEYPETIKCSVVHYNYAGVIRTRTIVEEDFIFKLADQDIFVHDYTGCNIHEPEEVVRRAKSRLGEQKFNTFTNRSSHFAKWCKIHE, encoded by the exons ATGGCATTGCTTCGTCAAATATTACCAGCAGGAAGTGCAATTCCGCTAGATGAAGATGAAAGTTCATCCTTTACAAATCTGCTGTCCCATTTCAAAGACAGTGAAAATGAGCTGCAAAGTATACTTAAATCAGAACAAGCTAACTTATTTGTTGACGAACAAATAAGGAATGACTTTATATTCTCTCAGTCGGATCTAAACAGCTTAACGAACGAAGTCCTAGACAGTGAAGAATTTTTGCTAGAATTTGAACAAATCGATATTTCTGATATTACTAATCTTGGGCAAATTGATGACGAGTATATTGAGACCCTAGGCCCTACATGTGAAGAATGTGTGACGTATGAAAAAGTTCATCGGATTACACAGATCAGTCCTGGAGATCACATTAGATTCCATAAAAGAATCGGTGGTGTGAATGTTTATAACCACCATGCAATCGTTACTGACGTTGATGCTGAACAGAACCAAAGAGTCGGCAAAATGACATTGATTCATTTTCAGAAAGATACACAAAAGTTTACAGTATTACGAGAGACAAAAGAATACGACATGGAGACGGAGGAGATTGAAATTGTGCGGTACCAGTCGCGCCCATTTACAACTGAACAGATCTTGGAAAGGGCAAATAAAATGGCCGACAAATTTGAACACGATGGACATGCTGAATCGTACTATTTATTAGGAAATAACTGTgaagaaaaatcaaatgaaattgcGACTGGTTCAAAATTTAGTAACCAAGTATCGTCATTTGGGAATAACGTGAAATATACCATTTCATGGCTATTAAAGCtatttctaaaaggtgcaataaaattttGTCAAGGAATACAACCAGTCATAAGAGGATTTGCTCATATTACTGTTATAGCTAGCTTACTTTCCATGGTCGACAGACTGGCAACATTAAAGGATAAGTTAAAGAAAGGATTGATGTGTTTAAAATGCTACGAGAAGGAACACAAAAAAATGACGGTGTCActcatattttgtttaataagtATTGGAATATCAGTGATGGTTCATGTTTCCTGTTTTTATTTCGCTGTAAATGCGGCTATTGCTGTTGCTTTACCGAGTGTTTCTTCATTTGTTATGGACGCAATAGTGCCTCTGATACAACCAGCATCAAAGATTCCAAAACCAGTGGTGAAACGATGTAACATGATTCGGAATGGAGATGTCATTACCTTCCCTTATATTGGGCTGAATCATGAGGGTGTTGTAACAAGTGTTTCCCCTTATAAAACCAACGATTTACACGAAGTAAAATTGACGCTTGTTCATTTTAACTATCCAGGTTTGTTTGGCACTCGAACTGTTGTCAAAGAAGAAGTCTTCTTTGATTTGAAAAAAGATTATGTTTACGTGTACGATTTCAGCCAGGAAAAACCTTTTCGGTCGCAAGAAGTAGTTAAGAGAGCATTAGACAGGGTTGGGGATCAGAGGTTCTCCACTTTTTCGAACAGATCTAGTCATATGTCAAGACACTGCAAG aCTGGGAAAACTGAATTAAAGACACTGCCATATAAGAGAGCTACAGAGATGGCAAATATTTCCCCTGGAGATGTGATTGATTTCACGTATTGCAGCATGTCTCACGAAGGCGTTGTTATTAAGGTAGAATATCCAGAAACAATCAAATGTTCGGTGGTACATTACAACTATGCTGGGGTCATTAGAACTAGGACCATAGTAGAGGAGGATTTCATTTTCAAACTTGCAGATCAAGACATATTCGTTCACGATTACACCGGATGTAATATTCATGAACCGGAAGAAGTAGTTAGAAGAGCAAAATCACGACTTGGTGAACAAAAGTTCAACACTTTCACAAACAGGTCAAGTCATTTTGCTAAATGGTGTAAAATTCACGAATAA